The Patescibacteria group bacterium DNA segment GGCTATATCAGTCACGTCGGGGACTTTCCACAACTCGTCCAATTGCTCATTAGTTATCTCGGGGAAGAGAGTAGTTATCAGGTTTTCAGTATCGTCATTACGCCCGATGCTCAATATTTCACCGAGAAACTTTTCCGGGTCGGCATCTATCTGTTCCAAGAGTCCGGTTATATCCTCACCGTACATCTCAGGACTGTAAATCGGGGCTAGTGCCTGTTTTATCCGCTTATAATCCGCAGTCATTATCTCTATATCAGCATCGGTAAGCGGAGCTTCATATTGCGGTAGTGATTCAGCATAAGCCTGCTGGAATGCCTCATAACCCTGGTTCACCAGAATGTCATACAGTTGTGGAGATTCCGCTTTTAGTTGCTCCCGTAACTGCTGAACATGAATATTGTCTTGTGCATTAGCTTCTTCCAAACCCTGAATAAGACGCAAGTCAGTAGCAGTCAACTCTGGTGCTGACAAACGATTAATACTGGACATGGTATCAGAGACAGTAAGCGCCTGGTCTTCCATCTGCTGTAGTTGTTCACGGGTATATGACACGCCCTCAGGAGATAGCAGCGTGTTGTCTTCGTTTATCGTCCAGCCGTCAGGGGTAACGAAATTCAATTTATAACCGCCATCAGTTTCGACGTCGGGAATAATATTAACCATCCAGTCCGGCTCTATATCAATACCATATTCCGCGGCCTCTTTACTGGTCAGCTTCCGGGGTTTCATTAGCTGCTGTTGTTCAGCTTTGAAAGCATCGGGTAACTGTTTGACCAGTTCCTTGGTATCTTCCAGACTGGTGCCGTATTGTCTTAATAAATCAGCTACTTTAGCCATTAGCGTATTAATTCCTCAAGTTTGAATACCAGTTCTTCAACGGCCTCATCCGTTTCTTCAGGTTGGATATATCTGCTGCGAGATAAATGGTCTAATTTACCAATGAGAAGATGTATCGCCTCATGTTTTGCGCTTAATGCTACGTGCTTGTCAGGGTTATTTTTATCATCACTATTCAGTCGTACAGTAGCCACCATGTTGTATTGGTCTAATTCATACTGAGCGAAGCAACCTTTTAGCGGTGTATACTCGAAATAGACTTTATATCCAGTTAATCCGAATTTCTGTTGCCACTTCTTAAACTCTGACTGGAATAACTTAAAGTCTTTATTCAAACTACACCCCTGTTTGATTACGCCCTAATAATTTACTCAGTACAGTACGCGGGTCTACTTTGGGTTTGACAATGCCGTCTAACTCCGCCGGCAGCTTGTCCTCTCTGACACAGCGTAAAACTGATTCTTTATTCCACTTCTTCGCCATTACTTCGCCTCCGTAGTGGCCGTTACTTTGGATACTCCGCCCCTATCCCCGGTCAAGGCCATTAACCCCTGCATATTGGGCTTGGCTTCTTCTTTGGGCGTTGGTTGTGGCATCATGGCCATACGCCTTTGTCTGCGCATCACCACTACGTTTTCCGTTAAGATGCGGCTCATTTCGTTCTTAATATCCGCATCTATGCCCGTTAGTTCCTGTGCTTCCTCGGCATAACTCAAGGCCATGTCCAACATTCCAATAGTGGGGTCGGCTTGTTTGGCTTTCTCCATCTCTAATTCTCGTATCATGCCGTCCGGGTCTTGTACCTGTAGTGTGTCCTGTAGAATGAATCGCTGTGGTAATAGCCCTCTCTGGGCATTGGCAATAGCTACGTTAGCGATATTCTGCTCCTGGGAATTAAGCATGGGGACATAGGTTATCCGGTAGGTTGACGGGTCGCCTAACTGCTCGGCAGAATAGCGGTGTTTCATACCGCGTATACCGAAGTCTATCTCTTTGGACTTCTTTATCTTGCCCAGTTTTATATACTGGTCAATTATCATTCTCATGGATTTCTGCCGGAAGTCAGCTAGCGAATCCTGCCACGGCTTGAGCTTTTCTACCAGTAAGGCGTTTTGCGTTGTTACCCATAACGCTGTACGTCCCTGCTCGTTGTTCCCCGCTTCGGTATCTGTTACGCCGCCTCTACTAATGGCCTGAGTTATCTCCTGTGAGGCTTTCATATAGGCGTTGTTCAGGTCGCCCCGTTCTATCCTGTGATGTGTTTCACCGATACCGACATTGATTGATTCATCCGGCGCCGGTGGTTTGACCGCGGGGTCACTGGGGTTGGCTCTCTCTTGCTCAAATCCACCTAACAGAGAATCCATAGCCAGACTCTGCGCTATGGACGCGCTGCGGTTGGCTTCGTCGTACAGGTCCCTGTCCAGCCAGTCGAAAGATTCTGATTCATGCTCTAAATAACCTTTGTCCCGGAACTGAAAACCGGCTGAAGTCATGACCACGACAAAAGGAGCTACCTTAAAGGGATTCGGCTTCTCCCCGATTTTCTTTTTAGCCACATAGATTTCTTCTTTGTCCCCGTTCCAGCAGTCTCGTACCTCTAAGTCATTCCCCCCTAATCCTCCAACACTGAAGCCTTCCTGGTCTTGGTATTCTAACTTGAGGGATTCAGCATCGCGGTAAGTGATGTTGCAGTACCACTCGTTAAGCTCGAAGGGACACCATCTCATATCAAGGGGCTGGCAATCTATGATTAAATTATCGTCTTTATCGTAATATAACCACCATCTTGCTCCGATAGGGCCCCGCGTAACTACCTTCTTGGCGTTCCATGTATCCAGTCCCCCGGTTAGTCCTCTTTGCTCACTCAAGAACTCGTCTATCTGTGACCATACATCGTCGCTGAATTGCTCAATAGCGGATATTTTAGTTTTGGGTAACTTGCTACTGGACTGAACTACCGTCTGCCATTGCAGTTTGAGTAGCTTGTCGGCCATGACGTTCGCCTGCCATCTGGGCATATTGAGAGTCACACTAATGGCTTTGGAGATGGTCTTGCCGTCATAGTCTTTTAGCTCGTAGGGATTCTCTAGCCTCTCTTTGGTCTTATCCATACGAACATATAACCCGTTAAGCTCTTTTATCTTATCGTCAACTAATTGCATTATTTCCATATTTATCTCCGATAACTAACACGGGATGTATTTTCTACGTAATTGACACGGGATGATGTACCGCTCTTTACTGTCTCCGGGGTGAAGTCTGAGCCGATGTAACGAAGCGCAGCAAGGTAATGAAAACGGGCTTCGTCTTTGACCTTGTTAGTCGGCTTATTGTCCTGGTCTAACTCCCACATACAGTTCGCTATCATGGTGAGTAGCCCCGTCATATCGGAGAAGATAAAGAGCTTGTTTAGCTCCATCAGTCCGATAACACGGTCTAGCTGGGCGTTGACCTTTGCCAGTTTAGGAGCGATGATAGGCCAACCGTGTGCCGTGTACGCCTGTCGGATTTCTTCTTCTGTGGTCTGGTTGCCGCCTACCCGCTTGATGACGTTGTAGCCCTTAGTAAATTCCTTGAAGTTGTCTACGTGCTGTGCCGCGGATAGACCACCACCCGGGGCATACTCTTTGTAGCAGTAGAAGTTACCCGTTCCCGGGTCTTGTGCGATGAATAGTGCTGCCGGGTTAGCACTCCCAAAGTCATGCCCGGAGTAAATCAGCCAGTTAGCCGGGATGGGAAAACGGTTAATCTTACAGATGCGCTCATTAAACTTCGAATAGACTAGCCAGGACGTTTCTATTTCGTCATCTTCGGCCATAATCTCCCGCCGGTAAGCGTCAAGACTCATATCCTGAGTGATAATGGTCAACGCTTCCTGAGAGATAAAGGGGTTATCATGGGAGCTGCCGTGTATTGCTTCCCACAGTCCGGTAGTATCTTCGAGTGCTTTCTTAAACATCTTCGAAGCATGGCGCGGGTCCCGGGCTTTAGAAGTACCCTGAGACAGTAAAGACGGGGGCGTGAAGATAAAGACCGCATCCCCGTTGTTATCCAGTAACATTGGTGCGCCGACTTCGTTCCATGCATCCTCCGCCATTAGTTGAAACTCATCCAGAATTAACAGATCGGCGAAGTCACCGCGTAAGGTGTCAGCGTTCCAGGCGGTCTTGGCTTTAATGCTTTGCTTAGTGCCGGATAGTGTTATGCTGTGGTCGGATTCGTTCTTCTTGTAGACCCCGGCCTCTATGGGTTCACGCAGTGCCTTGCAGACTTCAAACCAGAAGGCGTCTACCTGCTGGATAGTGGGAGCTGCATACAGGACCCGTTTCCCTTTAAGAAAGGCTTTAACTGCTTTCTTAGCAGCACCAACTGTTTTGCCGAAACGCCGCCCTGCTTTGGCTATAAGGCGTTTCTTAGTGGAGTTAATCAGTAAGTCTTGCTGCGGATGTTCTTTGCTGGACCTTAAATGTACCTTGTACTCATCTTTAAGAGTTATTGCCATCTTCGATTATCCTGATGATTAAAGGCTTATCAGCATTAGAGCCCAGGTCAACCGCCTGTGCTGGTTTCGGTGTCGTATAGCTCATTAGTATTTCAATGGCTTTTAAGTCCCCGCTTATCGCTTTACGGGTCAAGGCATCGGCAATTAGCTGTTCATTAGTCCGGCCATTAGCTGTAATCCGTTCTAATTCCTCTTTAATGCAGCCAATAAGACAATCTTGTTTCTTCGGTCTGCCGGCAGAGGCATGATTACCCTTTGTAAATGGTTTAAGGTTCTTTAAGCTATTCGGATTGACCGCTCGTTTAGCTCTCGATTTATTCGTGATTTCGGTAGACATAAGCACAAAGACCTCGATGTAAAATGCACTAAGGGAATGAGTTAGTTACTGATAAGGAAAGGAAAGGGGGAAAACGTAGTTTTCGCAAAGTAAAGAAAAACAAACGGGAAAGTGTAACTTTTTGTCGCACTTTTGGTTGTAACTTTTATCCGCACTTTTAGTTACGTGTTTTCACTCTCTATCTCTATCTCCTTCTCTATCTCTTTAGGGGGATTGTTAAGGGGTACCTTTATTTACGAGAGTGTTTTTGTCTCTTATATTCCGACTGATATTTAGACCAGTTAAGGATAGCTATTTCATTCTTACGTGTTACGGTTATACGTTCTGTTTCGATTAGTCTATTTTTAGCTCTCTGCCATAATTCAACGGGGATATTTAAGATAGCGGATATTTGTTCATCGGTGTAACCTATACCAGGAGCCAGTCTGAGTTCCCCGTTATCAGCTCCCAGGTTAGAGCCGACCAGCGCCATTAAATCTATCCAGATAGACCGCAGCTCTGGCGTTTCTTCCCTGATACTGCCGTTAATCCACCTATCACAATAAACCTTAATCCATGTTCGGCTACCCATATTGATACACGCTCCTCTTAATGTATTCTCCCTTGAATAAATCAGGGGAAGGGTAAAGGGAGCACTTACCCTTATCAGTCTTAATAGCTAGTTAAGACCTATCCCCACGCTGATAATTAAGTTAGGCCCGGGGGAAAGGAATAAACCCCGGGCCTTATAAAGGAGGGAGAGAGTAACGCCAGAGGAAAGCATAACCCTGACAGCCTCTTAAATGACGAAGGACGGCTCAAAGTCCGTCCTCAGCAACCACCACGCATTAAAACGTGGTGTCCCTTAAAACCAAGAAGTCCGCCTGTAGGTAACTACTTAGCGGACTCTTAGGTATCTACGTATTACTACCACAACAAGGCTAAACTGTCAATAGATTTTGGGTTAATGACACATATTTGTAGCCTTTTGCCATTCCTCACCGTTCCAAATCTTCCCGTACTTGTCTTTCATTACAAACGCTAACCAGAGCTGTTCCATAGAGATATAAACCACTGTTGTTGGCAACACTATATCAGGGAATATACTATAATGAGCTTCGCCATTTACCTCAGTAAAACAAACCCTTAAATCCATCATCTCTTGTAACTGGTCTTGTTGTAGTATCCAGATAACTTTTTCAGGGTTTGCCCCGTATGTAGATTCACCGTCATAGGCGTGTCCACTCCAAGCACCATTTTGCAACAGTCCATAATAATCACCAAAATCAAACTCGTGTGATGTTATTGGGAAATTAGCCCAATCAACTCTGTGTATTTTCTGTATCTCCGTTGCCTTTTCACACATTAAGATATATTCTTTACTTGTATCCATTTGCCACTTCCTTTCTACTTATTATACTACGTCTGCGATACTCAACCGTTCTTTTCCATTCTGAATACTTTTGCAGCTTACGCCGATTCCCGCAACAGTATGCCAGCGCCATCTTCGAATCATAATCCAGCGTCATATTGGCCTGAAGTTGAGTTACCAGCAATCTACCCGCTAGACCGGTGCGCTTTAACCTGAACTCAAGTTCTCCGGTAATCATAATAAACATTTCAAATGGGGCGTGTTGACCTGGTAGATGGTTACTGCCAACATATCCCGTTTCACGGGGATCATCCGGCCAGCCACCACCCAAGACGTTCTTAATTAACCAGATATTTTGCTCCCAAGTATAGTGAATTTCATGGGGTGCGTAGTATTCACTTATCATCGCTTCACGTCCTTATTGCTCTCCATAATTTCAGCCACTTCCTCAGTTGATTCGAGTGGCGGCAGTTGTTTTCCTGGTGGCTTTAATTTGAACCTGACCAATAGACACGCTCTGGTTGTCTCCGGTAACCTGTCCCATACCTGGCTTAGATTTCTCTCTGCAAAATCCGGCTTCATCTCACTCTCCTAATCCCATCGGGTAATCTTGAAGGGGAAGAATTTGCAGAATAGCCACCACTTGAGTTTGTTAATAAAATTCCTGGTAACATTGAAATTAAATGACACCAAGTAAGCACCTTCACCCATTGAGATAGAAAAGTTCGGTTCTGGAAGCGTGTCACAAATGACATACCCCGATGGATATTCAACCTTTATATCTGTCAATTTCTTTCTCCTTCTATTTCGTTTTTGGGTAATAAAAAAGAGGCAATTTCAACTGTCCGATAATTTCGGACGGTTTACTTTCGCCTCCTCGGTACTCCCGCTAGGCTGTTATTCTTTTACGTGGGCTTCTTCTCTGGTCTCACTATCTTCTCTCACAATGCGGACAAGGATACCGTTTTTGACCTGTAACCTCAGTTCTCCGTGACCTGTCCCCTTTACTTGCTGGAGCCTCCGCTTTATCCACTCCAACTCTGTCTCAATACTGATTAGGCTTTCACCTCATCATCGGGGATAAAGACGTGCGTTCCAGGTGACCATGAACCCTCCATGTGGTTTATCTTTCCATGTATGCCCCTTCTCCGTATTGCTTCCAGCATGGCAGAAGCTCCGGCTTCATAGCCCTGCTTATAAAATCCCATACCATCACACTCAGGGGTTAAATCAGGTAATCGCCAATTCTTTGGTCTCCATTCCTGTGTCATTTCTGCACCTCTTTAATGGCATTTATCTGCTTTACTAATTCTTTGAGATTTTCCGCAATCTCCGAAGGTGTTAATCCTTCAATCTCATAATCAAAATAATTACCGGATGAAGTAGAAACCGAACCCTTAATCTTAATCATCTAATCCGTCCCCTCTCTTTCTGTATTTTCTCTCTGCTCTTTTTGTAACCTGTGCCACGCTTCATGTGCTTTGTACTCTGTCTCATTTTTACTAACATGAAAACAGTTGTATTCGGTGCATTTAAGGTCTTTTAACATTCTGTAATCTCCAAACCATACTTTTCCTTGAATAGTTTAGCCTTGATTTTATATTCTTTAGTCTTGACCCCTTTACAGTCCTCGATGACTGGCTTTAGATTCTCGTCTAGGTACACGAAATCAGCAACATAAATTATGTCTTTTGCTACTGGGAAAGCCACCTGAAACGCTAAGGCAAATATCTTTTTAGCCTGGTGCAGTAACAGAAGTTCCCGGGCCCGCTTTGCTTCTGCACCACTGTCAAACGTCATCCCGTCAAGAGTAGTCCGCTTATTGTGGTACTTACTGACTGTTACCTTACCACCATCCACTAAATCAGGATTGGCGCGGGCTGTATCTTCACTTACGGGCATACCTGCTATTGTTGGCATATCTATCCTTCCAGAGACTTCAAAATTCTCACATATTCCTTTTTGGGTATCTTGATGTAAGTAACGGCCTCTTGAACATCTAAACTCCAATATAAACCAAATTCAGCCTTAATCTTCTCAATCACCTCTTGTCTGCCCTCTTGTCGGGCTTCAGATAAAGTTTCTTTCATATTCTCCCGCCAGCAGGAATCACAATCTAAAAAGGCTTGTTGTTCAGCCTGTGCTAGTAGTGGCTGGATGAGAGAGAGGATCCGGTCAATAACTATCGGAAGTCCTGCCTCTTGAATGTCATAGTGTGTGTAAGTTGCCCTTGCTATATATAAATCAGTTTCAGTTATTTGCTTATAAGGTTTGAATAGCTTGATTATCTCCTCTCTCACTGTCCCCATATCCACAGAGAGAAGTTTGGCCGGCTCGTAAGTCATAGCGAATATGTCAGGCTTGCAGGGATAAAATTCACCTTTGACACCTTTGATTATCCAGTCGCCCTGTTTTGCTTCATGTGTCCCTTCAAGAGTATCAATGAATAAACTGACATTCTTTTTCTCCGACTCCCAATCAGGGCATCTAGGATAATTGGGAGACATGAATACTCTGATTTCGCCCAGATTTGCTCCTGTCCACTGAATAGCCTCAATTACCACTGGTTTCTTTTGAAATTTCATATTATTCTCCTCATCACTCAAAAGTATTTCACTCATTCTTTGCCTCCTTTTTTCCTATCCTGACGTAATTCTGCCCTGCAATATTGACTACCTTCTTTTTGCCCGCCAGATGCGCCTTGACTCTACCCGCCCAGCTGCGGTATGTCGGGCAGTCATCACATTTGCCCCAGGTACACAGCGTCACATTCTTGGAGTACGGGCACGGCTCGCCTTTCTCCTCCCGGATTGGTACCTCTTTGCTGTCTTTATATTTCCCGCTGGTCATTTCTTCGAACCCCGGTAGCTTTTGCCCCTCAGTAACACTACCCGGCCGTCCTTGCAGCGATCCTTTGTCCGCTCCGGTATATCCAGCGTGTTGGTAGTGATGATGGTTTCCTTGCGGTTGATGTACCTGTAATCGACAATAGAGTCTAACCGCTCTATAGCCCAGTCGGTGCCCTTCTGCATCCCCATGTCGTCCAGTACCAGCGTGTGATAGTTCTTTGCCGTCCCCATGATGTAAGAGTAACTGCCCATGCTGATTTCCCCGGGACGCAGCCGGTCTTCAACTTTGTAACCCTCTCTTAAAGCATCGAGCAAGTCGGGCACCTGCCAGTATAAAGCGGTCTTGCCTTCCAAAATCCGCATCCAGGCTACCGACATGGCTAAGTGAGTTTTACCGAGTCCCGGCCCGCCGTAAAGCAGAAGCATTGGCCGCTCCAACTTCCCGGCCGTAAATTCCTGCACCGCTTTTAGAGCATCTTCGTTTTCGCCGCAGGCCTCAAAGTGTTCTAATCTCATGGTGTCGAAGGTTGCCTCCGGTATCCGTGACGCTCTTAATTTAATCTCCATGTCTAAAGGCAAGTTGCTAATCACAATAAACCCTCCTTTCTCGCTTGTGCTTCAAGTTCCGCTTCAGTGGGCAATTGGCCGGGACGCTTTTTTATAGGGTGTAGAAACTCTCTTTTAGACTTGAATCCTTCGACCTTCCAGCGTTCCAAAATAGACTTGATGTAGCTCAATCGCCGGGCGTTATGGTCACAAGCCTCCTGCGCGGCAGCTCCGAACCATTCGGCAGAATACTCACTTGACAGAGTTTTCAATGCCTCGGCGGTCA contains these protein-coding regions:
- a CDS encoding phage replisome organizer N-terminal domain-containing protein, which produces MGSRTWIKVYCDRWINGSIREETPELRSIWIDLMALVGSNLGADNGELRLAPGIGYTDEQISAILNIPVELWQRAKNRLIETERITVTRKNEIAILNWSKYQSEYKRQKHSRK
- a CDS encoding DUF1064 domain-containing protein; the encoded protein is MPTIAGMPVSEDTARANPDLVDGGKVTVSKYHNKRTTLDGMTFDSGAEAKRARELLLLHQAKKIFALAFQVAFPVAKDIIYVADFVYLDENLKPVIEDCKGVKTKEYKIKAKLFKEKYGLEITEC
- a CDS encoding ATP-binding protein, whose protein sequence is MEIKLRASRIPEATFDTMRLEHFEACGENEDALKAVQEFTAGKLERPMLLLYGGPGLGKTHLAMSVAWMRILEGKTALYWQVPDLLDALREGYKVEDRLRPGEISMGSYSYIMGTAKNYHTLVLDDMGMQKGTDWAIERLDSIVDYRYINRKETIITTNTLDIPERTKDRCKDGRVVLLRGKSYRGSKK